A section of the Amycolatopsis sp. AA4 genome encodes:
- a CDS encoding BTAD domain-containing putative transcriptional regulator: MTVRFRLLGPVGVTVDGRAIELGHPQLRCMAAVLLIEANQTVAMDELIDRVWPEGALPRQPRRAVQHNIPLLRRVLAPIPEVELTRADCGYRLSVEPDAVDLHRFHALLAQARATPHHDPDEADTRAATALEQALSLWQGKPFSDLAAAADIPWLCALRAALTARQRTARLDLTDIRLRQGKHTELLAELAADTASHPFDERLAGQYLLALYRSRRQAEALQHYHRLQRVLADELGTDPGRPLRRLHEQILAADPALSTPAPEPATRPPVPRQLPGPPRLFAGRCAEFVHLDRHMDLAGTVAIGGAGGIGKTWLALHWAHQRLDRFPDGQLHVNLHGFDPIGQPRSAAEAIRGFLDALGVAPSAIPVDLEAQIGLYRSLLAGKRMLLLLDNARDIDQVTPLLPGTPTCTVLITSRRHLVGLAALYGVHLLDLDVLPDPDARELLAGHLGPDRLAAEPDTVADLLAMCAGLPLAVRIVAARAQHHPTFPLAVLAEELRDASARLDGLNAGGLRVNLRAVLSWSVRALSPQATRLFGLLGIAPGPDISLAAAEALVALPAVQLRPVLRELELASLVQQHVPGRYRMHDLIRLYAGDTAQHTLAEDARDAALQRILYFYTHTAHAADRLLNPRQASVRLDPPAPDVLPHPLPDALAALAWCNTEHACLVAAQHTAATLSWQLAWALETFHARLSRLYDRLARWQAPADLATTPRPGNASGPAAG; the protein is encoded by the coding sequence ATGACGGTGCGGTTCCGCCTGCTCGGCCCAGTCGGCGTGACCGTGGACGGCCGCGCGATCGAACTGGGCCATCCGCAGTTGCGCTGCATGGCCGCGGTGCTGCTGATCGAGGCGAACCAGACGGTCGCGATGGACGAACTCATCGACCGCGTCTGGCCGGAAGGCGCGCTGCCCCGCCAGCCGCGGCGTGCGGTGCAGCACAACATTCCGTTGCTGCGCAGGGTTCTCGCTCCGATTCCCGAGGTCGAGCTCACTCGCGCCGACTGCGGGTACCGGCTTTCCGTGGAACCGGACGCGGTCGATCTGCATCGCTTCCACGCACTGCTGGCCCAAGCCCGCGCCACCCCGCACCACGATCCGGACGAGGCGGACACCCGAGCCGCGACCGCACTGGAACAAGCGTTGTCCTTATGGCAGGGCAAACCTTTCTCCGACCTCGCCGCCGCGGCCGACATCCCGTGGCTGTGCGCGCTGCGGGCCGCGCTCACCGCCCGCCAGCGAACCGCGCGGCTCGATCTGACCGACATCCGGCTGCGGCAAGGCAAACACACCGAACTGCTCGCCGAACTCGCCGCCGACACCGCGAGCCACCCGTTCGACGAACGGCTCGCCGGACAGTACCTGCTGGCTCTCTACCGAAGCCGCCGCCAAGCCGAGGCGCTGCAGCATTACCACCGCCTGCAACGGGTTCTCGCCGACGAACTCGGCACTGATCCCGGCCGTCCGCTGCGCAGGCTGCACGAGCAGATCCTCGCCGCCGACCCCGCGCTGTCCACCCCCGCGCCGGAGCCCGCGACCCGTCCGCCCGTCCCCCGCCAGCTGCCCGGCCCGCCCCGGCTGTTCGCCGGTCGCTGCGCCGAGTTCGTGCATTTGGACCGGCACATGGACCTGGCCGGGACGGTGGCGATCGGCGGCGCCGGCGGAATCGGCAAGACCTGGCTCGCGCTGCACTGGGCACACCAGCGGCTCGACCGGTTCCCCGACGGGCAACTGCACGTCAACCTGCACGGTTTCGATCCCATCGGACAGCCCCGGTCCGCCGCCGAGGCGATCCGCGGCTTCCTGGACGCCCTCGGCGTCGCCCCCTCCGCGATCCCGGTCGACCTGGAAGCCCAGATCGGCTTGTACCGCAGCCTGCTCGCCGGGAAACGCATGCTGCTCCTGCTGGACAACGCCCGCGACATCGACCAGGTCACGCCATTGCTCCCGGGCACGCCCACCTGCACAGTCCTGATCACCAGCCGCCGCCACCTGGTCGGCCTCGCCGCGCTGTACGGCGTGCACCTGCTGGACCTGGACGTCCTCCCCGACCCGGACGCGCGCGAACTGCTCGCCGGGCACCTCGGCCCGGACCGGCTGGCCGCGGAACCGGACACCGTCGCCGACCTGCTCGCGATGTGCGCCGGTTTGCCCCTGGCAGTACGGATCGTGGCCGCGCGGGCCCAGCACCACCCGACGTTTCCGCTGGCCGTCCTCGCCGAGGAACTGCGCGACGCCTCCGCCCGGCTGGACGGCCTGAACGCCGGCGGTCTCAGGGTGAACCTGCGGGCGGTGCTGTCCTGGTCGGTCCGCGCGCTCAGCCCGCAAGCGACGCGGCTGTTCGGCTTGCTCGGCATCGCCCCCGGTCCGGACATCAGCCTCGCCGCCGCCGAAGCGTTGGTGGCGCTCCCGGCCGTCCAGCTGCGCCCGGTGTTGCGCGAACTGGAGCTGGCTTCCCTGGTGCAGCAACACGTTCCGGGCCGGTACCGGATGCACGACCTGATCCGCCTCTACGCCGGCGACACCGCCCAGCACACCCTCGCCGAGGACGCCCGCGACGCCGCACTGCAGCGAATCCTGTACTTCTACACGCACACCGCCCACGCCGCCGACCGGCTCCTCAACCCGCGGCAAGCCTCGGTCCGGCTCGATCCGCCCGCACCGGACGTCCTCCCCCATCCGCTGCCCGACGCGCTGGCCGCGCTGGCGTGGTGCAACACCGAGCACGCCTGTCTCGTCGCCGCCCAGCACACCGCCGCGACGCTCAGCTGGCAACTGGCCTGGGCGCTGGAGACCTTCCACGCCCGGCTGTCGCGCCTCTACGACCGGCTCGCCCGATGGCAGGCCCCGGCGGACCTCGCTACGACTCCTCGCCCAGGTAACGCGTCTGGTCCTGCCGCCGGTTGA
- a CDS encoding response regulator transcription factor: MTDRPITLVVVDDQATVREALAVMLDLAEDVNVVATATNGEEAVKAVREHSPDVVLMDLNMPVLDGVGATGKIRETEPGTTVLVLTTFDDDESILAALQAGASGYLTKEADRTTILHAVRTAAQGQTVLSPEVQRRLLALAAKPAPPAEPDLSLTAREREILGLIGDGLRNPEIAAALVISEATVKTHINNLFAKAGFHSRADAVRYALKYQNGQRKQ, encoded by the coding sequence ATGACCGACCGCCCGATCACCCTCGTTGTCGTCGACGACCAGGCGACTGTCCGCGAAGCCCTCGCGGTCATGCTCGACCTCGCCGAGGACGTCAACGTCGTCGCGACCGCGACCAACGGGGAGGAAGCGGTCAAGGCAGTGCGGGAGCACAGCCCGGACGTCGTGCTCATGGACCTCAACATGCCGGTGCTGGACGGGGTCGGCGCGACCGGGAAAATCCGCGAAACCGAACCGGGCACCACCGTTCTCGTGCTCACCACGTTCGACGACGACGAATCGATCCTGGCCGCCCTCCAGGCGGGCGCGAGCGGGTACCTGACCAAAGAGGCCGACCGCACCACGATCCTGCACGCCGTGCGCACCGCCGCGCAGGGCCAGACCGTGCTCTCGCCCGAGGTGCAGCGGCGGCTGCTCGCGCTGGCCGCCAAACCGGCCCCGCCCGCCGAACCGGACCTGTCGCTGACCGCGCGCGAACGGGAAATCCTCGGGCTGATCGGCGACGGCCTGCGCAATCCGGAAATCGCCGCCGCCTTGGTCATCAGCGAGGCCACCGTGAAAACTCACATCAACAACCTTTTCGCCAAAGCCGGATTCCACTCGCGTGCCGACGCGGTCCGCTACGCGCTCAAGTATCAGAACGGCCAACGCAAGCAATAA